In the Bombus pyrosoma isolate SC7728 linkage group LG15, ASM1482585v1, whole genome shotgun sequence genome, one interval contains:
- the LOC122575439 gene encoding uncharacterized protein LOC122575439 isoform X8 produces the protein MASGIYVRFHDSASEKARVERFDGGERGDGACCLAGLSVAPIFSVTERKANPRISIFAYPTMRRIGQCAGSQEANGYLCCAFAGTEYLLGQATFPDFCLTVWQWKTGERLTKINGTDMTMFDIDRTRLVCSTDSTHLVARFLPSTGTLSVYRVLTCSDTVRLFPMEVHSERTAVSCSWSTDGTLLCCDESGTVWSVDFEQQVDPGVRTIVRRLDEDDGTISPRRNPTLVGHGDGTLVVDGATHGREVRATFYRKLWKDQNEEWRPAWTISLPSYPRHAESDPSQDRILMLGEDGDLFEIIGLLHHCPPRLEFLLRDDTGYANIAALHGPYLGALDQTGRLAVIDVATAELASPTIQLTHHGKVADFVSHPVLPILVSCSVTGNCLFIEWYPTLPVRKHCVHLQREALDRVKFSNRGHLLAVASSQIGRLFLLSMNVVELEERDYRVPASKVAAWLNLGRKVIDFLIYEMDQDHAKALLLVANIESSDSRAGDEIIVYSCRLFDRDVHVENADCSIKLLSSFEHLHYGKESSYEIIGVPYLTKQLHRLELKEDFQNALLSEALPSLHQTRSINIAVHYTKSGESSSLFTCGFDGLIVWRDCTELRRVFALFTAHHRSEGGGRRTVLFNNVVVSLGRNGDLVANRLPNRMVEQKDSRGSRSTESYCWITLDDRLKTRKSKQVDATENEETEGTETWMDMVIRQRSMAEEKQALATRLSLLDDWNKLKRRVKALLDSNETEPPNARLPISAFDLDQRGRELALAAARSTEIELTKNAEETISRLNQSILYLRQRFLDPLIVRPRSIFSLFGESKVTNYPLDKFVPREQTYIPPWCQFSRRMRELVSRLEGEENSGTIENPQSRCHGFVDVLETCIITDHQERELKVKFNELFEKTRSTKQREMRAANERSKEMRRLVLELKRVFHVDASAKLFEPPQWHPREIIEDEFERDANTIDDARLNGPERNNENEKNLVEDEVEIETKVDDFREQMLDRMMDGVLEVRLEHNAKRSIPKPDCLTRKDAASYTEEDIRAIESYEKKIRSREVDRQRYKSMLEAEIERISGEFSNSAKSFHDELNELSKEKIQIERSILSQRLSKMQAILHHRKIVQKRRQIRRTIELELVPATKEADTLAEERDLFEAGVAELRTSYENARKRDKQLETKFRSEFAELKPSVPEHLFRQYRKRPRLLTAHGPCGTSAAFLAELAVCIIEQRNSDVLPRECSSYLRAMDELDRLPEELQNRLQPDYWHLLCRLRRLKVEAEIKVKSNAIELAEAEQSLTFLRNACYISRDKVDQCKQKIERLEECIMDCTENIDTTLALKMGQMCIEPNDCPRTYWKDRKENAVSSLNKPMMRVHRTIQKLKIKSVKKIKSSALKEFQIINNAGLYQAHHRECVNRVQNLQKYKGNVQPKKSSTIAHERYQRFNNRMMSPEETRWITEYKSVYDTASRNRAKLRSIEEEIKIWKQTHNAAAEKLEELLLEKESTIGKLNDSLRLRPYYLPRYNMQTMIQRNVMQNVRDYTEE, from the exons ATGCTCGACCGATTCGACCCACCTGGTAGCGCGATTTCTGCCATCCACCGGCACGCTTTCAGTGTACCGCGTGTTGACTTGCTCCGATACCGTTCGACTCTTTCCGATGGAAGTCCACTCGGAGCGCACTGCAGTTTCCTGTTCCTGGTCCACGGACGGAACTTTGCTCTGTTGCGACGAAAGCGGCACCGTTTGGTCCGTCGATTTCGAGCAGCAAGTGGACCCTGGCGTTCGAACAATCGTCCGACGTCTTGACGAAGATGATGGAACGATTTCACCGCGAAGAAACCCCACGTTGGTGGGTCACGGCGATGGCACGTTGGTCGTCGATGGCGCGACGCACGGTCGCGAGGTTCGAGCAACG TTTTACAGGAAACTTTGGAAAGATCAGAACGAAGAATGGCGCCCGGCTTGGACGATTTCGCTACCGTCGTACCCGAGACACGCAGAAAGCGATCCAAGTCAAGATAGAATCTTAATGCTTGGGGAGGACGGCGATCTCTTTGAGATAATCGGTTTGCTGCATCATTGTCCCCCTCGCCTCGAGTTTCTACTACGAGATGACACGGGTTATGCAAATATAGCTGCGTTACATGGCCCATATTTAGGAGCTTTAGACCAAACTGGTCGTCTGGCGGTCATTGACGTTGCAACTGCTGAACTTGCCTCTCCGACTATACAGTTAACACATCACGGCAAAG TTGCCGATTTCGTCTCGCATCCCGTGTTACCGATCCTGGTAAGCTGCAGCGTCACGGGAAACTGCCTTTTCATCGAATGGTATCCTACGTTACCTGTCCGAAAGCATTGCGTTCATCTTCAACGAGAAGCTTTGGATCGCGTCAAATTTTCTAACAGAGGTCATTTGCTGGCCGTTGCCTCGTCTCAAATCGGGCGGCTGTTCCTCTTATCGATGAACGTCGTCGAACTCGAAGAACGTGATTATAGGGTGCCAGCCAGCAAAGTCGCGGCCTGGTTGAATCTTGGACGAAAg GTGATCGACTTTTTGATCTACGAAATGGACCAAGATCACGCGAAAGCGTTGCTTCTAGTCGCGAACATCGAATCGAGCGACTCTCGAGCTGGGGACGAGATCATCGTGTACTCGTGCCGACTCTTCGATCGAGATGTCCACGTGGAAAACGCGGATTGCTCGATAAAACTTTTGTCTTCCTTCGAGCACCTGCACTATGGAAAAGAATCGAGCTACGAAATAATCGGTGTCCCGTATCTCACGAAACAGTTGCATCGGCTAGAGTTAaag GAAGATTTCCAAAACGCCTTACTCTCGGAAGCTCTACCATCGCTGCACCAAACCAGAAGCATCAACATCGCCGTTCATTACACGAAATCTGGCGAATCCTCGAGCCTGTTCACCTGCGGATTCGATGGGCTAATCGTGTGGAGAGACTGCACCGAGCTCCGACGAGTATTCGCCCTGTTCACAGCGCACCATCGTTCCGAAGGTGGTGGTCGACGCACAGTTCTCTTCAACAACGTGGTCGTTTCTTTGGGTAGAAACGGCGATCTGGTCGCTAATAGATTACCGAACCg GATGGTCGAACAGAAGGATAGTCGAGGTTCGAGGTCAACCGAATCCTATTGTTGGATTACACTGGACGACCGCttgaaaacgagaaaaagcaAACAGGTGGATGCGACAGAGAACGAGGAGACCGAAGGGACGGAGACGTGGATGGATATGGTGATTCGTCAGCGGTCGATGGCCGAGGAGAAACAAGCTCTAGCGACTCGTCTCTCTCTTCTCGATGATTGGAACAAGCTGAAACGCCgg GTAAAGGCATTGCTCGACTCGAACGAGACGGAACCACCGAACGCTCGACTGCCGATTTCTGCGTTCGATCTGGATCAACGTGGTAGAGAGCTCGCATTAGCAGCGGCCAGGTCAACGGAAATCGAATTGACGAAGAACGCCGAGGAAACAATCTCGCGCCTGAATCAATCGATACTCTACCTGCGCCAACGATTTCTAGATCCCTTGATCGTCCGACCGAGGAGCATCTTTTCCTTGTTCGGTGAATCGAAGGTCACCAATTATCCTCTCGATAAATTCGTACCTCGGGAGCAGACGTATATTCCGCCTTGGTGTCAATTTTCGAGAAGAATGAGAGAACTTGTGTCTAG ATTGGAGGGCGAAGAAAATTCAGGAACGATCGAGAACCCACAGTCTCGTTGCCACGGTTTTGTAGACGTGCTCGAAACGTGCATTATCACGGATCACCAAGAGCGCGAGTTAAAAGTAAAGTTCAACGAACTGTTTGAAAAGACACGGTCAACGAAGCAAAGAGAGATGCGAGCGGCGAACGAACGCTCCAAGGAAATGCGTCGGCTCGTTCTCGAGCTGAAGCGTGTGTTTCACGTGGACGCGAGTGCGAAACTCTTCGAGCCTCCACAGTGGCATCCAAGGGAAATAATCGAGGACGAATTCGAGCGAGACGCGAACACCATCGACGATGCACGATTAAATGGACCCGAAAGAAACaacgagaacgagaagaaCTTAGTTGAAGACGAAGTAGAGATCGAAACGAAAGTCGATGATTTTCGTGAACAGATGCTCGACAGGATGATGGACGGTGTACTGGAAGTTAG ATTGGAACACAATGCAAAGAGGAGCATTCCGAAACCCGACTGTCTCACCCGGAAAGATGCAGCTAGTTACACAGAGGAGGACATTCGGGCAATCGAGTCGTACGAGAAGAAGATTCGCTCTAGAGAAGTCGATCGGCAGAGGTACAAGTCGATGCTGGAGGCCGAGATCGAAAGGATCAGTG GAGAATTCTCGAACAGCGCGAAGTCTTTCCACGACGAATTGAACGAACTATCCaaagaaaagatacaaatcgaacgatcgatactCTCACAGAGATTGAGCAAAATGCAGGCGATCCTACACCATCGAAAAATCGTTCAGAAAAGACGGCAGATACGACGGACTATCGAGTTGGAACTTGTACCCGCGACGAAGGAGGCTGACACACTTGCCGAAGAACGAGATTTGTTCGAGGCAGGTGTTGCGGAACTAAGAACCAGCTATGAGAACGCGCGTAAACGAGATAAACAGCTGGAGACAAAGTTTCGATCGGAGTTTGCCGAACTAAAACCATCGGTACCGGAACATCTGTTCCGACAATACCGCAAAAGACCGAGATTATTGACCGCGCATGGACCCTGCGGTACGTCGGCTGCGTTTCTCGCTGAACTCGCTGTTTGTATCATTGAACAGCGAAACTCCGACGTCTTGCCTCGAGAATGTTCAAGCTATCTTCGAGCTATGGATGAATTAGACAGATTACCGGAAGAACTGCAGAACCGATTGCAGCCGGACTATTGGCACCTTCTTTGCCGTCTTAGGAGACTCAAGGTAGAAGCGGAAATTAAG GTGAAAAGCAACGCGATCGAGTTGGCGGAAGCGGAACAGAGTTTGACATTCCTGCGAAACGCGTGCTACATCAGTCGAGACAAGGTCGATCAGTGCAAACAGAAGATAGAAAGATTAGAGGAGTGCATAATGGATTGCACGGAAAACATAGATACCACGTTAGCTCTAAAAATGGGTCAAATGTGTATTGAACCGAATGACTGTCCAAGAACTTATTGGAAGGATAGGAAGGAGAACGCAGTTTCATCACTGAACAAGCCAATGATGCGCGTACATCGGACGATTCagaaactaaaaattaaatcggttaaaaaaataaaatcgtccGCCTTGAAAGAATTCCAGATTATAAATAACGCCGGTTTGTATCAAGCGCATCACCGTGAATGCGTGAACAGGGTGCAGAATTTGCAGAAGTACAAAGGAAATGTACAACCGAAAAAG TCGAGCACAATCGCTCACGAACGTTACCAACGCTTTAATAATCGAATGATGTCCCCAGAGGAGACGAGATGGATTACCGAATATAAG TCGGTTTACGACACTGCAAGCCGAAACAGAGCCAAGCTGAGAAGCATCGAGGAAGAGATTAAAATCTGGAAGCAAACACATAACGCGGCGGCGGAGAAGTTGGAAGAATTGTTattagaaaaggaaagtaCGATTGGCAAACTGAACGATTCTCTGCGTTTACGCCCCTATTATTTACCAAGATACAACATGCAAACAATGATACAAAGAAATGTAATGCAGAACGTTCGGGACTATACCGAAGAATAA
- the LOC122575439 gene encoding uncharacterized protein LOC122575439 isoform X7: MVAREETARAVSRDFRCIRVKQAPVHRELENQQRNFYVSVHRTITVAPIFSVTERKANPRISIFAYPTMRRIGQCAGSQEANGYLCCAFAGTEYLLGQATFPDFCLTVWQWKTGERLTKINGTDMTMFDIDRTRLVCSTDSTHLVARFLPSTGTLSVYRVLTCSDTVRLFPMEVHSERTAVSCSWSTDGTLLCCDESGTVWSVDFEQQVDPGVRTIVRRLDEDDGTISPRRNPTLVGHGDGTLVVDGATHGREVRATFYRKLWKDQNEEWRPAWTISLPSYPRHAESDPSQDRILMLGEDGDLFEIIGLLHHCPPRLEFLLRDDTGYANIAALHGPYLGALDQTGRLAVIDVATAELASPTIQLTHHGKVADFVSHPVLPILVSCSVTGNCLFIEWYPTLPVRKHCVHLQREALDRVKFSNRGHLLAVASSQIGRLFLLSMNVVELEERDYRVPASKVAAWLNLGRKVIDFLIYEMDQDHAKALLLVANIESSDSRAGDEIIVYSCRLFDRDVHVENADCSIKLLSSFEHLHYGKESSYEIIGVPYLTKQLHRLELKEDFQNALLSEALPSLHQTRSINIAVHYTKSGESSSLFTCGFDGLIVWRDCTELRRVFALFTAHHRSEGGGRRTVLFNNVVVSLGRNGDLVANRLPNRMVEQKDSRGSRSTESYCWITLDDRLKTRKSKQVDATENEETEGTETWMDMVIRQRSMAEEKQALATRLSLLDDWNKLKRRVKALLDSNETEPPNARLPISAFDLDQRGRELALAAARSTEIELTKNAEETISRLNQSILYLRQRFLDPLIVRPRSIFSLFGESKVTNYPLDKFVPREQTYIPPWCQFSRRMRELVSRLEGEENSGTIENPQSRCHGFVDVLETCIITDHQERELKVKFNELFEKTRSTKQREMRAANERSKEMRRLVLELKRVFHVDASAKLFEPPQWHPREIIEDEFERDANTIDDARLNGPERNNENEKNLVEDEVEIETKVDDFREQMLDRMMDGVLEVRLEHNAKRSIPKPDCLTRKDAASYTEEDIRAIESYEKKIRSREVDRQRYKSMLEAEIERISGEFSNSAKSFHDELNELSKEKIQIERSILSQRLSKMQAILHHRKIVQKRRQIRRTIELELVPATKEADTLAEERDLFEAGVAELRTSYENARKRDKQLETKFRSEFAELKPSVPEHLFRQYRKRPRLLTAHGPCGTSAAFLAELAVCIIEQRNSDVLPRECSSYLRAMDELDRLPEELQNRLQPDYWHLLCRLRRLKVEAEIKVKSNAIELAEAEQSLTFLRNACYISRDKVDQCKQKIERLEECIMDCTENIDTTLALKMGQMCIEPNDCPRTYWKDRKENAVSSLNKPMMRVHRTIQKLKIKSVKKIKSSALKEFQIINNAGLYQAHHRECVNRVQNLQKYKGNVQPKKSSTIAHERYQRFNNRMMSPEETRWITEYKSVYDTASRNRAKLRSIEEEIKIWKQTHNAAAEKLEELLLEKESTIGKLNDSLRLRPYYLPRYNMQTMIQRNVMQNVRDYTEE, translated from the exons ATGCTCGACCGATTCGACCCACCTGGTAGCGCGATTTCTGCCATCCACCGGCACGCTTTCAGTGTACCGCGTGTTGACTTGCTCCGATACCGTTCGACTCTTTCCGATGGAAGTCCACTCGGAGCGCACTGCAGTTTCCTGTTCCTGGTCCACGGACGGAACTTTGCTCTGTTGCGACGAAAGCGGCACCGTTTGGTCCGTCGATTTCGAGCAGCAAGTGGACCCTGGCGTTCGAACAATCGTCCGACGTCTTGACGAAGATGATGGAACGATTTCACCGCGAAGAAACCCCACGTTGGTGGGTCACGGCGATGGCACGTTGGTCGTCGATGGCGCGACGCACGGTCGCGAGGTTCGAGCAACG TTTTACAGGAAACTTTGGAAAGATCAGAACGAAGAATGGCGCCCGGCTTGGACGATTTCGCTACCGTCGTACCCGAGACACGCAGAAAGCGATCCAAGTCAAGATAGAATCTTAATGCTTGGGGAGGACGGCGATCTCTTTGAGATAATCGGTTTGCTGCATCATTGTCCCCCTCGCCTCGAGTTTCTACTACGAGATGACACGGGTTATGCAAATATAGCTGCGTTACATGGCCCATATTTAGGAGCTTTAGACCAAACTGGTCGTCTGGCGGTCATTGACGTTGCAACTGCTGAACTTGCCTCTCCGACTATACAGTTAACACATCACGGCAAAG TTGCCGATTTCGTCTCGCATCCCGTGTTACCGATCCTGGTAAGCTGCAGCGTCACGGGAAACTGCCTTTTCATCGAATGGTATCCTACGTTACCTGTCCGAAAGCATTGCGTTCATCTTCAACGAGAAGCTTTGGATCGCGTCAAATTTTCTAACAGAGGTCATTTGCTGGCCGTTGCCTCGTCTCAAATCGGGCGGCTGTTCCTCTTATCGATGAACGTCGTCGAACTCGAAGAACGTGATTATAGGGTGCCAGCCAGCAAAGTCGCGGCCTGGTTGAATCTTGGACGAAAg GTGATCGACTTTTTGATCTACGAAATGGACCAAGATCACGCGAAAGCGTTGCTTCTAGTCGCGAACATCGAATCGAGCGACTCTCGAGCTGGGGACGAGATCATCGTGTACTCGTGCCGACTCTTCGATCGAGATGTCCACGTGGAAAACGCGGATTGCTCGATAAAACTTTTGTCTTCCTTCGAGCACCTGCACTATGGAAAAGAATCGAGCTACGAAATAATCGGTGTCCCGTATCTCACGAAACAGTTGCATCGGCTAGAGTTAaag GAAGATTTCCAAAACGCCTTACTCTCGGAAGCTCTACCATCGCTGCACCAAACCAGAAGCATCAACATCGCCGTTCATTACACGAAATCTGGCGAATCCTCGAGCCTGTTCACCTGCGGATTCGATGGGCTAATCGTGTGGAGAGACTGCACCGAGCTCCGACGAGTATTCGCCCTGTTCACAGCGCACCATCGTTCCGAAGGTGGTGGTCGACGCACAGTTCTCTTCAACAACGTGGTCGTTTCTTTGGGTAGAAACGGCGATCTGGTCGCTAATAGATTACCGAACCg GATGGTCGAACAGAAGGATAGTCGAGGTTCGAGGTCAACCGAATCCTATTGTTGGATTACACTGGACGACCGCttgaaaacgagaaaaagcaAACAGGTGGATGCGACAGAGAACGAGGAGACCGAAGGGACGGAGACGTGGATGGATATGGTGATTCGTCAGCGGTCGATGGCCGAGGAGAAACAAGCTCTAGCGACTCGTCTCTCTCTTCTCGATGATTGGAACAAGCTGAAACGCCgg GTAAAGGCATTGCTCGACTCGAACGAGACGGAACCACCGAACGCTCGACTGCCGATTTCTGCGTTCGATCTGGATCAACGTGGTAGAGAGCTCGCATTAGCAGCGGCCAGGTCAACGGAAATCGAATTGACGAAGAACGCCGAGGAAACAATCTCGCGCCTGAATCAATCGATACTCTACCTGCGCCAACGATTTCTAGATCCCTTGATCGTCCGACCGAGGAGCATCTTTTCCTTGTTCGGTGAATCGAAGGTCACCAATTATCCTCTCGATAAATTCGTACCTCGGGAGCAGACGTATATTCCGCCTTGGTGTCAATTTTCGAGAAGAATGAGAGAACTTGTGTCTAG ATTGGAGGGCGAAGAAAATTCAGGAACGATCGAGAACCCACAGTCTCGTTGCCACGGTTTTGTAGACGTGCTCGAAACGTGCATTATCACGGATCACCAAGAGCGCGAGTTAAAAGTAAAGTTCAACGAACTGTTTGAAAAGACACGGTCAACGAAGCAAAGAGAGATGCGAGCGGCGAACGAACGCTCCAAGGAAATGCGTCGGCTCGTTCTCGAGCTGAAGCGTGTGTTTCACGTGGACGCGAGTGCGAAACTCTTCGAGCCTCCACAGTGGCATCCAAGGGAAATAATCGAGGACGAATTCGAGCGAGACGCGAACACCATCGACGATGCACGATTAAATGGACCCGAAAGAAACaacgagaacgagaagaaCTTAGTTGAAGACGAAGTAGAGATCGAAACGAAAGTCGATGATTTTCGTGAACAGATGCTCGACAGGATGATGGACGGTGTACTGGAAGTTAG ATTGGAACACAATGCAAAGAGGAGCATTCCGAAACCCGACTGTCTCACCCGGAAAGATGCAGCTAGTTACACAGAGGAGGACATTCGGGCAATCGAGTCGTACGAGAAGAAGATTCGCTCTAGAGAAGTCGATCGGCAGAGGTACAAGTCGATGCTGGAGGCCGAGATCGAAAGGATCAGTG GAGAATTCTCGAACAGCGCGAAGTCTTTCCACGACGAATTGAACGAACTATCCaaagaaaagatacaaatcgaacgatcgatactCTCACAGAGATTGAGCAAAATGCAGGCGATCCTACACCATCGAAAAATCGTTCAGAAAAGACGGCAGATACGACGGACTATCGAGTTGGAACTTGTACCCGCGACGAAGGAGGCTGACACACTTGCCGAAGAACGAGATTTGTTCGAGGCAGGTGTTGCGGAACTAAGAACCAGCTATGAGAACGCGCGTAAACGAGATAAACAGCTGGAGACAAAGTTTCGATCGGAGTTTGCCGAACTAAAACCATCGGTACCGGAACATCTGTTCCGACAATACCGCAAAAGACCGAGATTATTGACCGCGCATGGACCCTGCGGTACGTCGGCTGCGTTTCTCGCTGAACTCGCTGTTTGTATCATTGAACAGCGAAACTCCGACGTCTTGCCTCGAGAATGTTCAAGCTATCTTCGAGCTATGGATGAATTAGACAGATTACCGGAAGAACTGCAGAACCGATTGCAGCCGGACTATTGGCACCTTCTTTGCCGTCTTAGGAGACTCAAGGTAGAAGCGGAAATTAAG GTGAAAAGCAACGCGATCGAGTTGGCGGAAGCGGAACAGAGTTTGACATTCCTGCGAAACGCGTGCTACATCAGTCGAGACAAGGTCGATCAGTGCAAACAGAAGATAGAAAGATTAGAGGAGTGCATAATGGATTGCACGGAAAACATAGATACCACGTTAGCTCTAAAAATGGGTCAAATGTGTATTGAACCGAATGACTGTCCAAGAACTTATTGGAAGGATAGGAAGGAGAACGCAGTTTCATCACTGAACAAGCCAATGATGCGCGTACATCGGACGATTCagaaactaaaaattaaatcggttaaaaaaataaaatcgtccGCCTTGAAAGAATTCCAGATTATAAATAACGCCGGTTTGTATCAAGCGCATCACCGTGAATGCGTGAACAGGGTGCAGAATTTGCAGAAGTACAAAGGAAATGTACAACCGAAAAAG TCGAGCACAATCGCTCACGAACGTTACCAACGCTTTAATAATCGAATGATGTCCCCAGAGGAGACGAGATGGATTACCGAATATAAG TCGGTTTACGACACTGCAAGCCGAAACAGAGCCAAGCTGAGAAGCATCGAGGAAGAGATTAAAATCTGGAAGCAAACACATAACGCGGCGGCGGAGAAGTTGGAAGAATTGTTattagaaaaggaaagtaCGATTGGCAAACTGAACGATTCTCTGCGTTTACGCCCCTATTATTTACCAAGATACAACATGCAAACAATGATACAAAGAAATGTAATGCAGAACGTTCGGGACTATACCGAAGAATAA